The genomic window GTGCGGCTGGAAAGTTAGAACAACGCTCCGTAAGCCGTTTCGTCTTGGATCAAGATACCGGAAGCGCAATTAAAGGCCCAGGACGAGTCGATATTTTTATGGGTACAGGGGTCAAGGCAGGCGATCGCGCGGGCCTCACCAATTCTACAGGTCAACTTTACTACCTATTACTCAAGCGCTGACCTACTTAAGTGCTCACCCAATTTCTGCTGACTACGGTTGAGGTTGTACCCTGTCTATAGAAGCGTGTCATTTTAATGGAAGGCCAATCAACTACCTAAACTCTGAATTGCCCTTGCTGAATGACCATCCCTTTTAAGCAATAGGGCGTCTAGACAGAGACCTCAAGCCTGCAATAGTAGCGCCTATGGAAGCATCTTTCGAAATTACTCTGCTGATGATCATTACAGTCATCGCAGGCATCAGTGCTCAAGTCATTGCCGAGTTCTGCAAAGTGCCAAGCATTGTTTTTTTGCTGCTTTTTGGTATTTTGCTAGGCTCGGATGGATTAAATATTCTCCATCCACACTTACTAGGCATTGGCTTAGAGGTGATTGTCTCCCTGTTCGTCGCTCTAATTTTATTTGAGGGAGGATTAAACCTAGAACTGGGAGAATTGGGCCGTGTTTCAGGTAGCCTCAGAAACCTAGTGACAATCGGCACTTTAATTACCTTGGTGGGCGGAGGTGTTGCGGCTTACTGGCTCAGTGAATTTCCTTGGCCGATCGCGTTTCTTTATGCATCTCTGGTGGTCGTGACTGGCCCCACTGTGGTGAGTCCTCTCCTGAAGCAAGTGCAGGTCGATCGTCAGGTGGCAGCTCTGCTAGAAGGTGAGGGAGTGCTGATCGATCCGGTCGGAGCCATTTTGGCCGTTGTCGTGCTCAACATTATTCTCAGCGGGGATGCCGATCCAGTTCTGGTGTTGAGTGGGTTAATGATCCGACTAGGCATCGGCGGCGGGATTGGTCTAGTGGGTGGTCTCTTGCTCGGCTTTGTGATTAAACGAGCCCGCTTTCTATCGGATGATCTCAAAAACTTAGTCGTTTTAGCGAGTCTATGGGGCTTGTTTGGCTTGGCTCAGATGCTCCGCAGTGAGTCAGGTTTGCTGACCACGGTTGTTGCGGGCATGATGTTGCGGGCATCCTCACTACCGGAGGAGCGATTAATTCGACGTTTCAAAGGCCAATTAACCACACTAGCCGTCTCAGTTCTGTTTATTCTGCTCTCAGCTGACCTTTCGATCGCTAGTATTTTCGCGTTGGGTTCAGGCGGAGTGCTGACGGTATTAGTTTTAATGTTCATCGTCCGCCCTCTCAACATTTGGCTCTGCACCTCTTGGAGCAGCACGATGAACTGGCGACAAAAGCTATTCCTCTGCTGGGTGGGTCCAAGAGGCATTGTCTCGGCTTCAGTTGCTTCTCTATTTTCCATCCTGCTCACCGAGCGAGGCATCAACGGAGGCGATGCCATCAAAGCTTTAGTCTTCCTGACCATCCTGATGACCGTCTTTGTGCAAGGGCTGTCTGCAGGTTGGGTAGCTCGCTGGTTAGGCATTACTTCCACCCAAGCCACAGGCGCAGTCATTATCGGGTGCAGCCCTCTCAGTCGGCTCCTGGCACGTTTATTTGAGGAGCGGGGGGAAGTGGTAGTTTTAATTGACACAGACGCAGAGGCTTGTCGTTTGGCGGCAGAGGAGGGTGTGCGGGTGTTTGTCAGCAGTGGTTTGGATGCTGGAGTGCTGGAAGAGGCGGGTTTAGGTTCAGTGGGTACTTTCCTAGCCATGACCAACAATGGCGAAGTGAATGTAGTACTAGCGCAACGAGCCGCCGAGGAATTTCAGCCACCTCGCGTCTTGGCCATTTTCCCACGCGATCCTCAAGCTGGCACTGCACAGAACAGCCATAAAGTGACTCAAGCCTTTGTGCCAGAGCTGCCGATTAAAACTTGGAACGAATACTTGAGCAGCGGTGCGGTGAAGCTGGGAGAAACGGTACTGCGAGAAGAGGGGTTTGCTTTCCAAGAAGCTCACTTGCAAGCTTTAATTCGTTCTGGTGAGCTGGCTCCTTTACTGCTAGAACGAAATCAGCATTTACAGATTATGCCTGCACAGGAAGAGTGGGAAGCAGGCGATCGCATCATTTATCTACTCCATGACCCCCGTCCTAGGCTGCTGAAGTTGCTCTCTGGGACCATTCAACCGCGCCTCACGATCGAAAAGCTAGCTGAGGTGGAAGAAGTACCGATTCCTACTCCTGTCTTAGAAACAGAGCCTGCCCTGGTCGAAACTCAGGTGCTACCCAGAGAGGCAGAAGTGGCAAAACCACCCACTGCTAGTTAAACCAGCTACTTCAACGTCAGGACAATTCCGCGTCTAGATTGGCACCACTATCAGCACCGTTGGTTTCTGTTTGGCGAGTTTCTTTTTCTTGCAACAGTAGGCTGGCGAGGTGAATCACTGCGAGCAATACCGCTCCGATCGCTAGTAGATAGCTGTGGAGTGTATAGAGATGCTCTACTGTGATTGTGTTCACCGCACCCCCACCCGTCAAAACGTCCCGCAAGGAAGGGCCAATCAGCGGAATGGCTTGGATGGTTTCTAGTTCAATCTTGAAGCGCCAGTAACCGAGTTGGTTCCAGCCCAAAATCATTGCGGTCCAACCTAAAGCGATCGCTGTTAGAGTTAGCAAAATACCACTAATCCAAGCAGTCAGCCAAGCAGGACGCAGCCGCTCTCCTAAAAACATCACCACAATTTGCACCAAGGAAAGGGCAATGATGCCATTGCCAGCGATGCTATGCAGATTTTGAATTAACCAACCATTAGACACTTGAGTGGTAATCACTCGCAATGAGTTGTAGGCCCCACCTGCGGTAGGTTCGTAATAAAACGCGAGCAAAATTCCTGTGACCGCTGCGATAAGACTCAGAGTCAGAACAGCTACCGCCAAAACCGTAGCGAGTCGCTGCCAAACCAAAGCGTACTGCACGTTTTTCATGGCTCGTCAATGTGTAGTTTTATTAACTCTTAAATTAACAGACCATTTAAGAAACAGCCACTCCATCTGAGGGCGCAGAATTGATTAACAGCTCTTCCAGTGCCCGTAAGTAACTGGCAAGGAATATGTCAGACTCAAAAAGGATTGTTGTAAAGGACGAATTGGTGACTGTTGCATTTGCAAACTCTACTAACTCTGCGATCGCCAAAACTGGAACGCTGTATGGGATCGGGGTGGGCACAGGTGATCCTGAACTCCTCACCCTGAAGGGACTCCGTTTACTCAAGCAAGCGCCTGTTGTTGCCTTTCCTGCGGGGATTCAGGGCAAATCTGGAATGGCTGAGCAAATTGTGGCTGAGTGGTTACAGCCGCAGCAAGTTCGGTTAGCTCTTAATTTTCCCTACGTTCAAGATGCAGATGTACTGAACCAAGCATGGCGACAAGCAGCAGATTTAGTTTGGTCATACTTACAGCAAGGCCAAGACGTAGCCTTCGTTTCAGAAGGAGATATCAGCTTTTTTAGCACCTTTACGTATCTGGCCCAAGCGCTCCAGCAACAACATCCCCAGGCGCAAGTTCAAGCAGTTCCTGGGATTTGCTCCCCTCTTGCTGCTGCTGCTGCATTAGGCATTCCCCTAACCATGCAGGCTCAGCGACTCGTGGTACTACCAGCGCTGTACCATGTGTCAGAATTGGAAACAGCCCTACAATGGGCGGATGTTGTGGTTTTAATGAAAGTTAGTTCTGTATATGAGCAGGTGTGGAGCATTTTGCAGCAGCATCAACTCTTAAGCCGTAGCTATGTCGTTGAACGAGCCACGCTACCAGAACAGGTAGTTTATGAAGATTTGAGCGATCGCCCTGACCTGAAGCTGTCTTATTTTTCGCTGCTGATTGTGCAAGTTAAAGAGCCTAACATTGTAGCAAGTTGACTTTGACAACATCGGCAACTTTTAGCCCCAGGAGACTGTCTTCGGTATACAGCTTATCGCTGCGCTAAACCAGTCTTGAGAAACTAGTTCTGGCAATCCATTAGTTAAGTGATTGTGTCGTTGAGTGATTGGTATAAAAGTGCGAAATGAGAGATCGGTTGTTGATGCCTGAGCGGAGCAGATTGTAACGGTTATGTCTTACGGGTCCTTCATTAAGTCTCTGCCCCAAGCGTTGCGTCAGCCCACCGGAATTGCCGGTATTGCTTCCGTAGGGCTCCACGGCTTGCTTTGGATCGTTTTACCTATTTTGCCTCTGGCTTCAAAAACCACAGAATCCGAAGCTCAGAGATCTGTACAAGTAGTTGAGCTGACGCCAGCCGAACAAAGTCGCTTGCCTAGTTTCGCCACACCCCAGTTATCTTTGCCGCCACTGCCTCAAACAACTAACCTGTTTCCCTCCCTACCCTCCTTACAGTCATCCAACCAGCTACCTTCCTCCAATTCGTCGCCCTACAGCTTGCCGCTGTTTCCCCCACCCCCCACAGGTTTTTCGTTTTCGCCGCCAATGCCGCTGCCAACGCCGTTGGGATTGCCTACTACCCAAATTCCGACCCCTAGAACTCCTCAAGCAGCCCAGCGTCCTCCGCTCTCTGGTGAATTTCAGGAGCGGCCTGGTCTAGATTCGATTCAGCAGAATTCTCAAGCCTTGCAATCCCAAAATTTACCTCCGTTGGAAGGGGCATCTCTCGATTCGATCGCTCTACCTACACCAGACGCTAATACGCCAAACGCTAATACAGAAGAAACAACAAACTCACCATTTGAACCTCCTGCCAACCCATCTGAGCCAAGCAACTCTCCAGCCCCAACCCAAGCCAGTCCTACAGAAACGGAACAAACAGCCACCCCAGCTACGCCTCCCCCACCCCCTAGAACTAGACCCGATAAAATCCCCCTAGAGGGGATCGCGGGACTCCATAAAGCCCAACAGCGAGAAGCTCAACTCCGCCAGCAAGAGTCCTACGCTCGCGATCAAGCAGGCACTAGCACAGAGGAAATTCATAGCAATACCGATGCATGGGTTCAAAGAATCTCAAAAATCATGGTGGCTGCTTACCCTCAGGGAGATCTCTGGAACAACGTCACTATCCCGCCTAGCTATCCAATGGAAGATTGCCCCATGGAGTTAACCCGACAAGTAAGCATTGGGGTTCTAGTAGACGCAGAAGACAAGATTATTGACGGTCCATCTTGGCTCCAGAGGACAAAGAAACCAATTCTGGATCAACAGGCTGAGGAAGCATTCAAAACTTACGACTTTAAAAAGGCTAGGGATGACAATGCTGAAAAGCTTAAAGGAGCTAAGGTACCGCAGGCTTATTTGATTAAGCTGCCACTTTGTGACAGGTAACTTAGGCCTGCTTGAGCAGATATGGCTTTGGACCCTACATTTGCAGAGCAATTAACCACTGCGGCTAACCAACTGTTTCAGTACTTAGATCGGTTTAGCCAAGCGAAAGTTCTTGTGGTTGGGGATTTAACCTTAGATGAGTTTCTCACAGGTCAAGTAGAGCGGATTTCTCGCGAAGCTCCAGTGCTAATTATTCGGCACGAAGAAACCAGACAAGTTCCGGGAGGCGGCGCGAATGCGGTCTACAACTTTGCTTGCTTAGGTGCTCAAGTCAAAGCAGTGGGGCTGATTGGCAAGGATGAGCAAGGACGTGTCATCCACGAGATTTTTGCCAATGCTGGGATTGATACTCAAGGAGTCTTAGTCGATGCTCAGCGTCCGACTGTGACTAAAACGCGCATTTCGGGTCATGCTCGTCAGTCAGTAACGCAGCAAATTGTGCGAGTCGATCGCAAATCCGATGAGCTACCAGAGCTAGAGTTACAGCTCCAACTAGCCCAGTATATTCGGCAACATCAAGATACCGTAGATGCCGTTGTTTGCTCAGATTATGGGGATGGCACTCTCACCGAACCTGTGATTGCCGCAGCTTTGCAGCATCCTTGCACGATTGTGGACACTCAGAAGG from Trichocoleus desertorum ATA4-8-CV12 includes these protein-coding regions:
- a CDS encoding cation:proton antiporter, which encodes MEASFEITLLMIITVIAGISAQVIAEFCKVPSIVFLLLFGILLGSDGLNILHPHLLGIGLEVIVSLFVALILFEGGLNLELGELGRVSGSLRNLVTIGTLITLVGGGVAAYWLSEFPWPIAFLYASLVVVTGPTVVSPLLKQVQVDRQVAALLEGEGVLIDPVGAILAVVVLNIILSGDADPVLVLSGLMIRLGIGGGIGLVGGLLLGFVIKRARFLSDDLKNLVVLASLWGLFGLAQMLRSESGLLTTVVAGMMLRASSLPEERLIRRFKGQLTTLAVSVLFILLSADLSIASIFALGSGGVLTVLVLMFIVRPLNIWLCTSWSSTMNWRQKLFLCWVGPRGIVSASVASLFSILLTERGINGGDAIKALVFLTILMTVFVQGLSAGWVARWLGITSTQATGAVIIGCSPLSRLLARLFEERGEVVVLIDTDAEACRLAAEEGVRVFVSSGLDAGVLEEAGLGSVGTFLAMTNNGEVNVVLAQRAAEEFQPPRVLAIFPRDPQAGTAQNSHKVTQAFVPELPIKTWNEYLSSGAVKLGETVLREEGFAFQEAHLQALIRSGELAPLLLERNQHLQIMPAQEEWEAGDRIIYLLHDPRPRLLKLLSGTIQPRLTIEKLAEVEEVPIPTPVLETEPALVETQVLPREAEVAKPPTAS
- a CDS encoding cytochrome b N-terminal domain-containing protein; amino-acid sequence: MKNVQYALVWQRLATVLAVAVLTLSLIAAVTGILLAFYYEPTAGGAYNSLRVITTQVSNGWLIQNLHSIAGNGIIALSLVQIVVMFLGERLRPAWLTAWISGILLTLTAIALGWTAMILGWNQLGYWRFKIELETIQAIPLIGPSLRDVLTGGGAVNTITVEHLYTLHSYLLAIGAVLLAVIHLASLLLQEKETRQTETNGADSGANLDAELS
- a CDS encoding precorrin-2 C(20)-methyltransferase, with protein sequence MSDSKRIVVKDELVTVAFANSTNSAIAKTGTLYGIGVGTGDPELLTLKGLRLLKQAPVVAFPAGIQGKSGMAEQIVAEWLQPQQVRLALNFPYVQDADVLNQAWRQAADLVWSYLQQGQDVAFVSEGDISFFSTFTYLAQALQQQHPQAQVQAVPGICSPLAAAAALGIPLTMQAQRLVVLPALYHVSELETALQWADVVVLMKVSSVYEQVWSILQQHQLLSRSYVVERATLPEQVVYEDLSDRPDLKLSYFSLLIVQVKEPNIVAS
- a CDS encoding bifunctional hydroxymethylpyrimidine kinase/phosphomethylpyrimidine kinase; this translates as MALDPTFAEQLTTAANQLFQYLDRFSQAKVLVVGDLTLDEFLTGQVERISREAPVLIIRHEETRQVPGGGANAVYNFACLGAQVKAVGLIGKDEQGRVIHEIFANAGIDTQGVLVDAQRPTVTKTRISGHARQSVTQQIVRVDRKSDELPELELQLQLAQYIRQHQDTVDAVVCSDYGDGTLTEPVIAAALQHPCTIVDTQKELSRYQGALLFTPNLPEAEQAVGYAIATPQDLSRAGRDLLDLTEAHNILITRGDAGMTLFEQTGEEFHIPAFNRTDVFDVTGAGDTVVAAFTLGLSVGASVWEAAVLGNLAASIVVRQFGTATTTAPAIKVALQNLLN